A single genomic interval of Variovorax sp. PMC12 harbors:
- a CDS encoding SDR family NAD(P)-dependent oxidoreductase, with translation MQHDTAFDFAGKTTLVVGGTSGIGNGIAQAFRAAGSAVHVWGTRAAPGDYRTDEGSDLRGLHFSRVDVSDAAAVHAFAPPFDRLDVLVLAQGAVEYRRAEFEDATFRRVVDVNLNSVMACASVFHPLLKAAGGAVIVVSSISAYRAALGTPAYAASKAAALSLTRSLGAAWATDGIRVNGIAPGLVATKMTRVTTDNPQRLAATVARIPAGRVGTPADMAGVALFLASPLARYVIGHTIPVDGGLSA, from the coding sequence ATGCAACACGACACGGCGTTCGACTTCGCCGGCAAGACCACGCTCGTCGTCGGCGGCACCAGCGGCATCGGCAACGGCATCGCGCAGGCCTTTCGGGCCGCGGGATCGGCGGTGCATGTATGGGGAACGCGCGCTGCCCCCGGTGACTACCGCACCGACGAGGGCAGCGATCTGCGTGGCCTGCATTTCTCGCGTGTCGACGTCTCGGACGCGGCCGCCGTCCATGCCTTCGCGCCCCCGTTCGATCGGCTCGACGTGCTGGTGCTCGCGCAGGGCGCTGTCGAGTACCGCCGCGCCGAGTTCGAGGACGCGACCTTCCGCCGCGTGGTCGACGTCAACCTCAATAGCGTGATGGCCTGCGCGAGCGTGTTCCACCCGCTGCTCAAGGCGGCGGGTGGCGCGGTGATCGTGGTGAGCTCCATCTCGGCCTACCGCGCCGCGCTCGGCACACCGGCCTATGCGGCGTCGAAAGCCGCGGCGTTGTCGCTCACGCGCTCACTCGGCGCGGCCTGGGCCACGGACGGCATTCGCGTGAACGGCATCGCGCCCGGGCTGGTCGCCACCAAGATGACCCGCGTCACCACGGACAACCCGCAGCGGCTCGCGGCGACCGTCGCGCGCATTCCGGCCGGACGCGTCGGCACGCCCGCCGACATGGCCGGCGTGGCGCTGTTCCTTGCTTCTCCGCTCGCGCGGTACGTGATCGGCC